The following coding sequences lie in one Schistocerca serialis cubense isolate TAMUIC-IGC-003099 chromosome 12, iqSchSeri2.2, whole genome shotgun sequence genomic window:
- the LOC126428039 gene encoding ATP synthase lipid-binding protein, mitochondrial, with the protein MFACARLIAPAARTALVSGARSYIRPISSIAVNSHSPLLQNAPASPSISLLPAVRNFQTTTATRDIDSAAKFIGAGAATVGVAGSGAGIGTVFGSLIIGYARNPSLKQQLFSYAILGFALSEAMGLFCLMMAFLLLFAF; encoded by the exons ATGTTCGCTTGTGCACGACTGATCGCTCCTGCTGCCAGGACTGCT CTTGTGAGCGGAGCACGATCCTACATCCGACCTATCAGCAGCATAGCTGTTAACAGCCACAGCCCCTTATTGCAGAATGCACCGGCGTCACCATCGATTAGCCTG CTTCCAGCAGTGCGAAACTTCCAGACCACAACTGCAACGAGAGACATTGACTCTGCTGCAAAGTTCATTGGGGCAGGAGCTGCCACTGTAGGTGTTGCAGGTTCAG GTGCTGGAATTGGAACAGTATTTGGCTCCCTAATCATCGGTTATGCAAGAAATCCATCACTTAAGCAGCAGCTTTTCTCCTATGCCATCCTGGGGTTTGCCCTGTCTGAGGCCatggggctattctgtttgatgatgGCCTTCTTGTTGTTGTTCGCATTTTAA